In Gambusia affinis linkage group LG06, SWU_Gaff_1.0, whole genome shotgun sequence, one DNA window encodes the following:
- the LOC122833261 gene encoding late histone H2A.2.2-like encodes MSGRGKKAASKPKSAVSRSSRAGLIFPVGRVHRLLRNGNYAARVGIGSAVYLSAVLEYLSAEILELAGNASRENKKQRIAPRHILLAVKSDEELKILLAGVTISDGGVVPNIHSALLPKKTIGPREDPTPKNVQSQEL; translated from the coding sequence ATGTCCGGCCGAGGAAAGAAAGCCGCATCCAAGCCAAAATCTGCGGTGTCCCGTTCCTCCAGAGCAGGACTCATTTTCCCAGTGGGCCGCGTTCACAGGCTGCTCAGAAACGGCAACTACGCAGCGAGGGTTGGCATCGGCTCTGCTGTGTACCTCTCGGCCGTCTTGGAATATCTCTCCGCTGAAATCCTGGAGCTGGCTGGAAACGCCAGCCGTGAAAACAAGAAGCAGCGCATTGCGCCGCGCCACATCTTGTTGGCTGTGAAGAGCGACGAGGAGCTCAAAATTTTACTGGCAGGGGTCACCATCTCAGACGGTGGGGTGGTGCCAAACATTCATTCAGCACTCCTGCCAAAGAAGACCATAGGTCCAAGGGAAGATCCAACTCCCAAAAATGTCCAATCTCAAGAACTTTAA